One Felis catus isolate Fca126 chromosome D1, F.catus_Fca126_mat1.0, whole genome shotgun sequence DNA segment encodes these proteins:
- the LOC101100330 gene encoding olfactory receptor 51E2, translated as MSSCNFTHATFVLIGIPGLEEAHFWIGFPLLSMYAVAVFGNCIVVFIVRTERSLHAPMYLFLCMLAAIDLALSTSTMPKILALFWFDSREITYDACIAQMFFIHALSAIESTILLAMAFDRYIAICHPLRHAAVLNNTVTAQIGMVAVVRGSLFFIPLPLLIKRLAFCHSNVLSHSYCVHQDMMKLAYADTLPNEVYGLTAILLVMGVDVLFISLSYFLIIRTVLQLPSKSERAKAFGTCVSHIGVVLAFYVPLIGLSVVHRFGKGLDPIVHVLMGDVYLLLPPVINPIIYGAKTKKIRTRMLAMFKISCDKDPQAVGSR; from the coding sequence ATGAGTTCCTGCAATTTCACACATGCCACCTTTGTACTCATTGGTATCCCCGGATTAGAAGAAGCCCATTTCTGGATCGGCTTCCCCCTGCTTTCAATGTATGCTGTAGCAGTGTTTGGAAACTGCATCGTGGTGTTCATCGTAAGGACGGAGCGCAGCCTGCATGCTCCCATGtacctctttctctgcatgtTGGCAGCCATTGACCTGGCATTGTCCACATCCACCATGCCCAAGATCCTCGCCCTCTTCTGGTTTGATTCCCGGGAGATTACCTATGATGCCTGCATTGCCCAGATGTTTTTTATTCATGCCCTCTCAGCTATTGAGTCCACCATCCTGCTGGCCATGGCCTTTGACCGTTATATAGCCATCTGTCACCCACTACGCCACGCAGCAGTGCTCAACAATACAGTAACAGCCCAGATTGGCATGGTGGCCGTGGTCCGTGGATCCCTCTTCTTTATCCCACTGCCTCTGCTCATCAAGCGGCTGGCCTTCTGCCACTCCAATGTGCTCTCACACTCCTATTGCGTGCACCAGGATATGATGAAGTTGGCCTATGCAGACACATTGCCCAATGAGGTCTATGGTCTTACTGCCATTCTGCTGGTTATGGGCGTGGATGTCCTCTTCATCTCCTTGTCCTATTTTCTGATTATACGAACAGTTCTACAACTGCCTTCCAAGTCAGAGCGGGCCAAGGCTTTTGGAACCTGTGTGTCACACATCGGTGTGGTTTTAGCCTTCTATGTTCCTCTCATTGGACTCTCAGTGGTTCACCGTTTTGGAAAAGGCCTTGACCCCATCGTGCATGTTCTTATGGGTGATGTCTATCTACTTCTGCCTCCTGTGATCAATCCCATCATCTATGGTGCCAAGACCAAAAAGATCAGAACTCGGATGCTAGCTATGTTCAAGATCAGCTGTGACAAGGACCCTCAGGCTGTGGGAAGCAGGTGA
- the LOC101090642 gene encoding olfactory receptor 51I2-like: MLPSQTYVNISFFQPHAFLMIGIPGHEAVHGWISIPFSSMYTVALTGNCLILLAVRKTPSLHQPMYYFLSMLALTDVGLTLSTLPTTLAVLWFDHRLIGFNACLVQMFFLHSFSVVESSVLLAMSFDRFVAISNPLRYATVLTNNVIIRIGIAIVARATVSLFPGPFLLKRLNFCPGKILLSHSFCFHADVMKRACADITVNILYGLYVVLSTVGVDSLLIFLSYTLILHTVMGLASPRERVRALNTCVSHILAVLIFYIPVIGVSMIHRFGRHLPHIVHALIAYVYLVVPPVLNPIIYSVKSKPIREAMLRLLREKRQG; the protein is encoded by the coding sequence ATGCTCCCTTCCCAGACCTATGTCAACATCTCCTTCTTCCAGCCACATGCCTTCCTGATGATTGGCATCCCAGGGCATGAGGCTGTTCATGGATGGATCTCTATCCCCTTCTCCTCCATGTACACTGTGGCCCTCACTGGAAACTGCCTGATCCTCTTGGCTGTGAGGAAGACTCCCAGCCTGCACCAGCCCATGTACTACTTCTTGTCCATGCTGGCCCTCACCGACGTGGGCCTCACCCTGTCCACACTGCCCACCACCTTGGCTGTGCTCTGGTTTGACCACAGGCTCATAGGCTTCAATGCCTGCCTGGTCCAGATGttcttcctccattccttctCTGTGGTGGAGTCGTCGGTGCTCCTGGCCATGTCATTTGACCGCTTTGTGGCCATCTCGAACCCTCTTCGCTATGCAACTGTCCTCACCAATAATGTCATCATCAGGATCGGGATCGCCATTGTTGCTCGGGCCACTGTATCCCTCTTTCCAGGGCCCTTCTTACTGAAGCGACTGAACTTTTGTCCTGGCAAGATTCTCCTGTCCCACTCCTTCTGTTTCCATGCAGATGTCATGAAACGGGCCTGTGCTGACATTACTGTCAACATCCTCTATGGGCTCTATGTAGTTTTATCCACAGTGGGTGTAGattctttgcttattttcctgTCCTATACCCTTATTCTTCATACAGTGATGGGTCTGGCCTCTCCCAGGGAGCGTGTCCGGGCCCTCAACACATGCGTTTCTCATATATTAGCTGTTCTGATTTTCTACATCCCAGTCATAGGAGTGTCAATGATCCACCGTTTTGGCAGGCACCTGCCTCACATTGTACATGCTCTTATTGCCTATGTGTACCTGGTGGTGCCCCCTGTGCTCAACCCCATTATTTACAGTGTGAAATCCAAGCCCATCAGGGAGGCCATGCTCAGATTACTGAGAGAGAAGAGGCAAGGCTGA